One genomic region from Microcystis panniformis FACHB-1757 encodes:
- a CDS encoding DUF1830 domain-containing protein, whose amino-acid sequence MAQILDPLPNGKKNSILCCYVNATSHIQIVRITNIANWYFERVVFPGQRLVFETLADAFLEIHTGMMASAILSDNIPCERLYISDGDDDDSDGQLEGEIFYPHSLEESQGAKIDNTVPFGLSLASA is encoded by the coding sequence ATGGCACAGATTCTCGATCCCCTCCCCAACGGCAAGAAAAATAGTATTCTTTGTTGTTATGTCAATGCGACCAGTCATATTCAAATTGTTCGCATCACCAATATTGCTAACTGGTATTTTGAAAGGGTGGTTTTCCCGGGGCAGCGTTTAGTATTTGAGACCCTAGCCGATGCTTTCTTAGAGATTCATACGGGGATGATGGCCAGTGCCATCCTTTCCGATAATATCCCCTGTGAACGCCTTTATATCAGCGATGGGGATGACGATGACTCCGATGGTCAACTAGAGGGGGAAATATTCTACCCCCATTCCCTAGAGGAAAGTCAAGGGGCGAAAATTGACAATACCGTACCCTTCGGTTTAAGTTTAGCTTCCGCCTAG
- the ppc gene encoding phosphoenolpyruvate carboxylase, producing the protein MSVLVPSTETEQDIFSTSNLFLQQRLKLIEDLWKEVLVSECGQELVDLLELLRHLCSEEGQVTDDSPEAMIAKMIEDLELGEAIKVTRAFALYFQLINIIEQHYEQRDQQLLRRTVIGEENESPKTDPPQKSLLATIVGADWLEKTLNESDHSGPKSGLFHWLFPYLKQVNVPPQEIQRLLDQLDIRLVFTAHPTEIVRHTIRIKQRRISGILEKLDQAEEIFRSMGLTNSREAQTVTKQLKEEIRFWWRTDELHQFKPTVVDEVDYALHYFDEVLFDSLPQLTLRLQQSLQSSFPRLQAPKNNFCRFGSWVGGDRDGNPSVTPEVTWKTCCYQRNLVIKKYLDAIRDLTSILSASLHWCHVLPELLDSLDRDKQQMPEIYSQLAIRYRQEPYRLKLAFIQKRLENTRDRNNRLNDPEERQLLTKLNETNIYRSGSEFLAELQLLQRSLLQTGLSCQELDRLIAQVEIFGFVLTQLDFRQESTRHAECIEEIAAYLGVLPKPYGQLTESEKIAWLVAELKTRRPLIPREMPFSERTCETIETLRVLRSLQGEFGLEICQTYIISMTNEASDVLEVLLLAQEAGLYDPATSRSSLRIVPLFETVDDLKHAPGIMQTLFELPLYRAALAGGYDHLGALNGEEVTPEPAILEPGNLQEIMVGYSDSNKDSGFLSSNWEIHKAQKALQKTAKQYGLDLRLFHGRGGSVGRGGGPAYAAILAQPRGTINGRIKITEQGEVLASKYSLPELALYNLETAVTAVIQASLLGSGFDDLEPWNRIMEELATRSRQTYRSLIYEEPDFLDFFLSVTPIPEISLLQISSRPARRKSGQQDLSTLRAIPWVFSWTQTRFLLPAWYGLGTALQMFLDDSPNRNLELLRHFYHKWPFFQMVISKAEMTLSKVDLQIAYHYVSELSKQEDRERFQRLFERIKEEYNRTSEIVLQITGEKNLLDNDPNLQRSVQLRNGSIVPLGFLQVSLLKRLRQYNSQAQSGVIHFRYSKEELLRGALMTINGIAAGMRNTG; encoded by the coding sequence ATGAGCGTCCTTGTCCCCTCAACCGAAACCGAACAGGATATTTTCAGCACTTCCAACCTGTTTCTGCAGCAAAGACTGAAATTAATCGAAGATTTATGGAAAGAAGTCTTAGTCTCCGAATGTGGTCAAGAATTAGTCGATTTACTGGAATTACTGCGCCATCTCTGTTCTGAGGAAGGACAAGTGACCGATGATAGTCCGGAAGCAATGATCGCCAAAATGATCGAAGACTTGGAACTAGGGGAAGCGATCAAAGTTACCCGCGCTTTTGCCCTCTATTTCCAGTTAATAAATATAATCGAACAACACTACGAACAAAGGGATCAGCAACTACTGCGACGGACGGTGATCGGGGAAGAAAACGAAAGTCCCAAGACAGACCCACCGCAAAAAAGCCTTTTAGCCACCATTGTCGGGGCTGATTGGCTAGAAAAAACCCTGAACGAGTCCGATCACTCCGGCCCAAAATCGGGACTATTTCACTGGTTATTTCCCTATCTCAAACAGGTGAACGTCCCCCCCCAGGAAATCCAGCGTCTTCTCGATCAATTAGATATTCGTCTGGTTTTCACAGCCCACCCCACGGAAATTGTCCGTCATACCATTCGCATTAAACAGCGCCGCATCTCGGGCATTCTCGAAAAACTCGACCAAGCAGAAGAAATCTTTCGCAGTATGGGGTTAACTAACTCCAGAGAAGCACAAACAGTCACCAAACAGTTAAAAGAAGAAATTCGTTTTTGGTGGCGAACAGATGAACTACATCAATTTAAACCCACCGTCGTCGATGAGGTGGATTATGCCCTGCACTACTTCGATGAAGTTCTCTTCGATTCCCTACCCCAGTTAACCCTGCGTCTGCAGCAAAGCCTACAATCCTCCTTTCCCCGTTTACAAGCGCCGAAAAATAACTTCTGTCGCTTCGGTTCTTGGGTGGGGGGGGATCGGGATGGCAATCCCTCCGTTACCCCCGAAGTCACCTGGAAAACCTGCTGTTATCAGCGCAATCTCGTTATTAAAAAATATCTCGATGCTATTCGCGACCTGACCAGTATTTTAAGTGCCTCCCTGCACTGGTGTCACGTCTTGCCGGAGTTGCTGGACTCCCTGGACAGAGATAAGCAGCAAATGCCCGAAATCTATAGCCAGTTAGCAATCCGCTACCGTCAGGAACCCTATCGCCTCAAATTGGCCTTTATTCAAAAACGTCTGGAAAATACACGCGATCGCAATAATCGCCTCAATGATCCGGAAGAACGACAGTTATTAACTAAACTCAACGAAACCAACATCTATCGCTCTGGTTCCGAGTTTTTAGCCGAATTACAGCTATTACAGCGCAGTCTCTTGCAAACCGGTCTTTCCTGTCAAGAACTCGATCGACTGATCGCCCAAGTGGAGATTTTTGGCTTTGTCCTGACTCAGTTAGATTTTCGGCAAGAATCCACCCGTCACGCCGAATGTATCGAAGAAATCGCCGCCTATCTCGGAGTTTTACCCAAACCCTACGGCCAATTAACCGAATCAGAAAAAATCGCCTGGTTAGTGGCGGAATTAAAAACCCGTCGCCCCTTAATTCCCCGGGAAATGCCCTTCTCGGAAAGAACCTGCGAAACCATTGAAACCCTGCGAGTTTTAAGAAGTCTGCAAGGGGAATTCGGTCTGGAAATCTGCCAAACCTACATTATCAGCATGACCAACGAGGCCAGCGATGTGCTAGAAGTGCTGTTATTAGCCCAAGAAGCCGGTTTATACGACCCTGCCACTAGCCGCAGTTCCCTCCGCATTGTTCCCCTCTTTGAAACCGTCGATGACCTCAAACACGCCCCCGGCATCATGCAGACTTTGTTTGAATTGCCCCTCTACCGGGCAGCCCTAGCCGGCGGTTACGACCATTTAGGGGCTTTAAACGGGGAGGAAGTGACCCCGGAACCGGCCATCCTCGAACCGGGTAATTTACAGGAGATTATGGTGGGTTACTCCGATAGTAATAAGGATTCCGGCTTTTTAAGCAGTAATTGGGAAATTCATAAGGCCCAGAAGGCTTTACAAAAAACCGCTAAACAATACGGCTTGGATCTACGTCTTTTTCATGGCCGGGGCGGTTCCGTCGGTCGGGGTGGTGGACCTGCCTACGCCGCTATCCTCGCCCAACCCCGGGGAACGATTAACGGTCGCATTAAAATCACCGAACAAGGCGAGGTTTTAGCCTCGAAATACTCTTTACCAGAATTGGCCTTGTATAACCTCGAAACGGCCGTAACGGCAGTCATACAGGCAAGTTTACTGGGCAGTGGTTTTGATGATCTCGAACCCTGGAATCGCATCATGGAGGAGTTGGCCACCCGTTCACGGCAAACCTATCGCAGTTTGATTTATGAAGAACCGGACTTTTTAGACTTCTTTCTGTCCGTAACTCCCATTCCTGAAATTAGTCTTTTACAGATTAGTTCCCGACCGGCGCGCCGGAAAAGTGGTCAACAGGATTTAAGTACCCTGCGGGCAATTCCCTGGGTATTTAGTTGGACTCAAACCCGTTTTCTTTTACCAGCTTGGTATGGTTTAGGGACAGCTTTGCAGATGTTTCTCGATGATTCTCCTAACCGAAATTTAGAATTGTTGCGCCATTTTTATCACAAGTGGCCCTTCTTCCAGATGGTGATTTCTAAAGCAGAAATGACTCTATCGAAGGTGGATCTACAGATTGCCTATCACTACGTCAGTGAACTTTCTAAACAGGAAGATCGAGAACGTTTTCAACGTCTGTTTGAAAGGATCAAAGAGGAATATAATCGCACTAGCGAGATTGTTCTCCAGATCACCGGCGAGAAAAATTTATTAGATAATGATCCGAATTTACAGCGCTCGGTGCAGTTACGCAACGGTTCGATCGTTCCCCTCGGTTTCCTACAGGTGTCTCTCCTCAAGCGTTTACGTCAATACAATAGTCAAGCTCAATCCGGTGTGATTCATTTCCGCTATTCTAAAGAGGAGTTATTAAGGGGCGCTTTAATGACGATTAATGGTATTGCCGCAGGGATGAGAAATACCGGTTGA
- the hemL gene encoding glutamate-1-semialdehyde 2,1-aminomutase, with product MVSTSSYQTTKSKEIFTAAQKLMPGGVSSPVRAFKSVGGQPIVFESVKGAYIRDVDGNEYIDYVGTWGPAICGHAHPEVIAALHQALDKGTSFGAPCVQENILAEMVIDAVPSIEMVRFVNSGTEACMSVLRLMRAFTGRDKIIKFEGCYHGHADMFLVKAGSGVATLGLPDSPGVPKTTTNNTLTAPYNDLEAVKALFVENPDSIAGVILEPVVGNAGFIVPDAGFLEGLRELTKEYGALLMFDEVMTGFRIAYGGAQEKFGITPDLTTLGKVIGGGLPVGAYGGRADIMAMVAPAGPMYQAGTLSGNPLAMTAGIKTLELLQRPGTYQYLDKVTKSLTEGLLKVARDAGHSVSGGYISAMFGMFFTGSPVHNYEDAKKADVAKFGRFHRGMLERGVYLAPSQFEAGFTSLAHTEADIERTLAAAKEVLASL from the coding sequence TTGGTTAGCACATCTTCGTATCAAACAACAAAATCGAAAGAAATCTTTACAGCCGCTCAAAAATTAATGCCGGGGGGTGTAAGTTCCCCCGTGCGGGCCTTTAAATCCGTCGGTGGTCAACCCATCGTTTTTGAAAGCGTCAAAGGGGCCTATATTCGCGACGTGGACGGTAACGAATACATCGACTATGTGGGAACTTGGGGGCCGGCTATCTGTGGTCATGCCCATCCCGAAGTGATTGCCGCCCTGCACCAGGCCCTAGATAAAGGGACCAGTTTCGGCGCTCCCTGTGTCCAAGAAAATATTCTCGCTGAAATGGTGATTGATGCTGTTCCCAGCATTGAAATGGTGCGTTTTGTCAATTCCGGCACCGAAGCCTGTATGTCCGTCCTGCGCTTAATGCGGGCTTTTACTGGCCGGGATAAAATCATCAAATTCGAGGGCTGTTACCACGGTCATGCCGATATGTTCCTGGTTAAAGCCGGCTCTGGTGTAGCCACCCTGGGTTTACCCGACTCGCCGGGGGTTCCCAAAACCACCACTAACAACACTTTAACCGCCCCCTACAATGACCTGGAAGCGGTAAAAGCCCTCTTTGTCGAAAATCCCGACTCGATTGCCGGGGTGATTTTAGAACCAGTGGTGGGTAATGCCGGCTTTATCGTGCCGGATGCTGGCTTTTTAGAAGGATTGCGGGAATTAACCAAGGAATACGGGGCCCTATTAATGTTTGATGAGGTAATGACCGGATTCCGCATCGCCTACGGTGGCGCTCAGGAAAAATTCGGCATCACCCCCGATTTAACCACCCTCGGCAAAGTTATCGGCGGTGGGCTGCCGGTGGGGGCCTACGGCGGTCGGGCTGATATTATGGCGATGGTGGCTCCGGCCGGCCCGATGTACCAAGCGGGAACCTTATCCGGCAACCCTTTGGCCATGACGGCGGGAATTAAAACCCTCGAGTTACTCCAGCGCCCCGGCACCTACCAATATCTCGATAAAGTGACTAAATCCTTAACTGAAGGGCTGCTGAAAGTGGCTAGAGATGCTGGTCACAGCGTTTCTGGAGGTTATATTAGCGCCATGTTCGGAATGTTTTTCACTGGCTCCCCCGTACATAACTATGAAGATGCCAAAAAGGCCGATGTGGCTAAATTCGGTCGTTTTCACCGGGGAATGTTGGAAAGAGGCGTTTATCTAGCTCCTTCCCAGTTTGAAGCTGGTTTTACTTCTTTAGCTCACACAGAGGCCGATATCGAACGGACTTTGGCCGCCGCTAAGGAGGTTTTAGCAAGTTTATAG
- the minE gene encoding cell division topological specificity factor MinE, translating into MNDLIDKLLAWRGSGKSGDQAKKRLKLILAHDRADLSPEILNMMRQEILEVVSRYLDIDTEETELLLESDQRTTALIANFPIRRIKRRPLTEKLP; encoded by the coding sequence ATGAATGACCTGATCGATAAACTTCTAGCATGGCGCGGTTCGGGCAAAAGTGGCGACCAAGCTAAAAAACGCTTAAAACTTATTCTGGCCCATGATCGCGCCGATCTTAGTCCCGAAATTCTCAATATGATGCGTCAAGAAATCTTAGAAGTGGTCAGTCGTTATCTTGATATCGACACCGAGGAAACCGAGTTGCTCCTAGAAAGTGACCAACGAACTACAGCCCTGATTGCTAATTTTCCGATTCGTCGCATCAAACGCCGTCCTTTAACCGAGAAATTGCCATGA
- a CDS encoding DUF4164 family protein → MSNETVTYSLEAVLTRIEGKIDSLQRDVNERLTKLEIGQSEIRGDIKALDSKVMEIEKRIDDLNARVNITTNGFLGIVGILVTGILGILGKIVFFPNP, encoded by the coding sequence ATGTCTAACGAAACTGTAACTTATTCCCTAGAAGCAGTCCTGACAAGGATTGAGGGAAAAATCGACTCTTTACAAAGAGATGTTAATGAGCGTCTCACTAAGCTAGAGATAGGACAATCAGAAATAAGAGGGGATATTAAAGCCCTAGATTCTAAAGTTATGGAAATAGAAAAGCGTATTGACGACCTGAATGCACGGGTGAATATTACCACTAACGGGTTTCTTGGCATTGTCGGAATTTTGGTGACAGGAATACTAGGCATTCTGGGAAAAATCGTCTTTTTCCCTAATCCCTAA
- a CDS encoding type II toxin-antitoxin system death-on-curing family toxin, with amino-acid sequence MNGIFWLDEIIVKAIHEDQLIQHGGLAGVRDNNLFLASLDRPKNLFAYGEPTPSIFDLAAAYGYGFAKNHAFIDGNKRIAFVVMAIFLELNGYSLDVPEPEVVLIMERLANGQESQETISEWLQENSIKY; translated from the coding sequence ATGAATGGAATTTTCTGGTTAGATGAAATAATTGTTAAAGCTATACATGAAGACCAATTAATACAGCATGGTGGTCTTGCAGGTGTGCGAGATAACAATTTGTTTTTAGCTAGTTTAGATAGACCGAAAAATTTATTTGCTTATGGTGAACCTACACCCAGTATATTTGATTTAGCTGCGGCTTATGGTTATGGATTTGCTAAAAATCATGCTTTTATAGATGGTAATAAACGGATAGCTTTCGTAGTAATGGCTATCTTTCTGGAATTAAATGGATATTCGTTGGATGTTCCAGAACCCGAAGTTGTTTTAATAATGGAACGACTAGCAAACGGTCAAGAAAGTCAAGAAACTATATCAGAATGGCTGCAAGAAAATTCTATTAAATATTAA
- a CDS encoding IS607 family transposase — protein sequence MKLSDYAKKAAISYRTAWRWWKQGNLTGYQLPSGTIIITDDNHSKPDLIACIYARVSSAENKDNLDRQADRLKDYAVARGDKIYKVVKEVGSGLNDNRQQLAKILVDPNYNVLIVEHKDRLARLGTNYLEILLKKLDKKVEIVNQSEDKQDEFMSDLIAIITSFCSRIYGLRRSKRKTEKSLAELKDNE from the coding sequence ATGAAACTATCAGACTATGCAAAAAAAGCAGCAATAAGTTATCGAACGGCTTGGAGATGGTGGAAACAAGGGAATTTAACAGGTTATCAATTGCCTTCTGGTACAATTATCATAACGGATGACAACCATTCAAAACCCGACTTGATAGCTTGCATTTATGCAAGGGTTTCCAGCGCCGAAAATAAAGACAATCTAGATAGACAAGCTGACCGATTAAAAGATTATGCTGTTGCTAGAGGCGACAAAATCTACAAAGTTGTCAAAGAAGTAGGCAGTGGATTAAACGATAATCGCCAACAATTAGCCAAAATTCTAGTTGACCCCAATTATAATGTTTTAATTGTTGAACACAAAGACCGTCTAGCCAGATTGGGGACTAATTATCTAGAAATCTTGTTAAAAAAACTAGATAAAAAAGTGGAGATTGTCAATCAAAGTGAGGATAAGCAAGATGAGTTTATGTCAGATTTAATAGCCATTATCACCTCTTTTTGTTCTCGAATTTACGGATTAAGAAGGTCGAAAAGAAAGACAGAAAAGAGCCTAGCTGAGTTAAAAGACAACGAATAA
- a CDS encoding Uma2 family endonuclease, which translates to MITTLIEREAEPILISDLTWREFKAVEQLIERPWLRLSFLDGVLEIRKMPRKKHETIKERIGALLEIYLEFLGLDFTPTGSVTLENEFEKVKKEGDESYELGANRKHPDLVIEVVVSSGGIDKLEAYKRLQIPEVWFWMNDDLLFYSLGNDGYDAVSKSQLLPSLDIGLLLRCINIDNHAQALREFRAGIKIIEPT; encoded by the coding sequence ATGATAACTACACTAATTGAACGGGAAGCAGAACCAATTTTAATTAGTGACCTAACCTGGAGAGAATTTAAAGCTGTTGAACAGCTAATTGAGCGCCCATGGTTAAGGTTATCTTTTTTAGATGGAGTTTTGGAGATTAGAAAAATGCCAAGGAAAAAACACGAAACTATCAAAGAACGTATTGGTGCTTTACTAGAAATTTATTTAGAATTTTTGGGATTAGATTTTACTCCTACTGGTTCTGTCACCTTAGAAAATGAATTTGAAAAGGTTAAAAAAGAAGGTGATGAATCTTATGAATTGGGAGCAAATAGAAAACATCCTGATTTAGTGATTGAGGTGGTTGTTAGTAGTGGAGGGATTGATAAACTGGAAGCATACAAACGGTTACAAATTCCTGAAGTTTGGTTTTGGATGAATGATGATTTATTGTTTTATAGCTTAGGGAATGATGGTTATGATGCTGTTAGTAAATCGCAACTTTTACCAAGTTTAGATATAGGTTTATTGCTGCGTTGTATTAATATAGACAATCATGCTCAAGCACTGCGGGAATTTAGAGCAGGGATCAAAATTATTGAACCAACATAA
- a CDS encoding glycosyltransferase family 4 protein: MSGDLYYLIAFLIAHTVVLWSTPLVRTVGLKSGYVDKPNERKVHERPMVRLGGVSIFVGALTALLIVWWLGGFAGLNSDREWEVWGVTLGGLGFFLIGLADDLFNLSPLNRLVMQFSVAFLAWQAGVRIDFLSIPFGDLLQIHWLSLPITLLWLVGMANAINWIDGLDGLAAGVSGISAVVILVVTLVMGQPAAAIIAAALAGGALGFLRYNFNPAQIFMGDGGAYFMGFTLAGVAVIGLAKTTAVTTVAVTAVLLPYLILAVPLLDMSTVIISRLKRGKSPFVADKRHLHHRLLEAGISHRLTVLFIYALTLWVGSLALGFSNVPSGWGFAFGATLLLGYVGWQVWRNRGSEP, from the coding sequence ATGTCCGGAGATTTATACTATCTAATTGCTTTTCTGATCGCCCATACCGTTGTACTTTGGAGTACCCCCCTCGTCAGAACCGTCGGACTGAAAAGCGGTTACGTCGATAAACCCAACGAAAGAAAGGTCCATGAAAGGCCTATGGTTCGACTGGGGGGAGTTTCGATTTTTGTCGGCGCTTTAACTGCCCTCCTGATCGTTTGGTGGTTGGGAGGGTTTGCTGGTTTAAACAGCGATCGAGAATGGGAAGTGTGGGGCGTAACCCTAGGCGGTTTGGGCTTTTTTCTCATCGGTCTAGCGGATGATCTTTTTAATCTTTCGCCCCTCAATCGTCTGGTAATGCAGTTTAGCGTCGCTTTTCTAGCTTGGCAAGCTGGGGTGAGGATCGATTTCCTCTCTATTCCCTTCGGCGATTTATTACAAATTCATTGGCTAAGTTTACCGATTACTCTCCTCTGGTTAGTGGGGATGGCTAACGCGATTAATTGGATTGACGGTTTAGATGGATTAGCGGCGGGAGTTTCGGGTATATCTGCCGTGGTGATTTTGGTTGTAACTTTGGTGATGGGACAACCGGCCGCCGCTATTATCGCCGCCGCTTTAGCGGGTGGGGCCTTGGGTTTTCTGCGTTACAATTTTAACCCCGCCCAAATTTTTATGGGGGATGGTGGGGCCTATTTTATGGGTTTTACCCTGGCGGGTGTGGCGGTGATTGGATTGGCTAAAACTACTGCTGTGACTACCGTTGCCGTTACCGCCGTCTTACTACCCTATCTCATCCTCGCGGTTCCTCTCCTCGATATGTCCACGGTGATTATTTCCCGTCTCAAACGCGGAAAATCCCCTTTTGTGGCTGATAAACGTCATTTACACCACCGTTTACTAGAAGCGGGTATCTCTCACCGTCTGACAGTATTATTTATCTACGCCCTAACTCTCTGGGTGGGCAGTTTAGCCCTCGGTTTCTCCAATGTTCCCAGTGGTTGGGGTTTTGCCTTTGGTGCGACTCTCCTCCTCGGTTACGTCGGTTGGCAAGTCTGGCGCAATCGTGGCAGTGAACCGTAA
- a CDS encoding AbrB/MazE/SpoVT family DNA-binding domain-containing protein gives MYTLKISRVGNYLSITLPQEVLEKLKVQEGDSVFVTETPTGIIITAGNPDFEKAMEAYRKVSTKYRNALHELGK, from the coding sequence ATGTACACCTTAAAAATTAGTAGAGTTGGAAATTACTTGTCTATAACATTACCTCAAGAAGTCCTAGAAAAACTTAAAGTTCAAGAAGGAGACAGTGTATTTGTCACTGAAACACCAACAGGTATTATTATAACTGCTGGTAATCCTGATTTTGAGAAAGCAATGGAGGCTTACAGAAAAGTCAGCACAAAATACAGAAATGCACTTCATGAGTTAGGGAAATGA
- a CDS encoding ATP-binding protein gives MTRWFNIAGPCKDDIHYMLSPTVRLPDLEELIEQESYFVLHAPRQTGKTTAMLSLAKQLTDTGNYAAVMVSVEVGSAFNHDPSAAELAILGTWYNTIQDSLPEDFQPPVKQWQQEEPGSRIKAFLRGWAKAINRPIVLFIDEIDSLQDQTLISVLRQLRDGFPNRPENFPSSVGLIGLRDVRDYKVASGGSDRLNTSSPFNIKVASLTMRNFNLAEVGELYQQHTAATGQLFTTEAIETAFNLTQGQPWLVNALAKEIVEKMVKDRSITITKKHILTAKEILINRQDTHLDSLAEKLREKRVKNIIEPILAGQTLPDTLADDRQYLIDLGLLRRDPMGGLVISNPIYREVIPRVLVQGTQDSLPLISPSWLTAKGELNIDALLTAFLRFWRQHGEPLLSSAAYHEIAPHIVLMAFLHRVVNGGGVLEREYAIGSDRMDLCLQYKDVILGIELKVWRDKKRDPQADGIEQLESYLGRLGLDFGWLFIFDRRKNALPMEERLSTEVVVTENQYRITVIRA, from the coding sequence ATGACTCGCTGGTTTAATATTGCCGGTCCCTGTAAAGACGATATCCACTATATGTTATCTCCCACAGTACGATTACCAGATTTAGAGGAGCTAATTGAACAAGAAAGTTATTTTGTCCTTCATGCACCACGACAAACCGGGAAAACCACCGCTATGTTATCCCTAGCAAAACAACTTACTGATACTGGAAATTATGCCGCAGTCATGGTATCTGTAGAAGTAGGAAGTGCATTTAATCATGATCCTAGTGCCGCAGAATTGGCAATTTTAGGAACTTGGTATAATACAATTCAAGATAGTTTACCTGAAGATTTCCAACCACCTGTTAAACAATGGCAACAGGAAGAACCAGGAAGCAGAATAAAGGCTTTTTTAAGAGGTTGGGCAAAAGCTATCAATCGTCCCATAGTATTATTTATAGATGAAATTGACTCTTTACAAGACCAAACATTAATATCAGTTTTACGACAGTTAAGAGATGGTTTTCCTAACCGTCCAGAAAATTTTCCCTCATCAGTAGGATTAATTGGTTTACGAGATGTGCGAGATTATAAAGTAGCATCGGGAGGTAGTGATAGATTAAATACATCTAGTCCTTTTAATATAAAAGTTGCTTCTCTTACTATGCGAAATTTTAATCTGGCAGAAGTGGGAGAATTATATCAACAACATACAGCAGCAACTGGACAACTTTTTACAACAGAAGCAATAGAAACAGCGTTTAATTTAACCCAAGGACAACCTTGGCTAGTCAATGCTTTAGCTAAAGAAATTGTAGAAAAAATGGTAAAAGATAGAAGTATTACTATTACTAAAAAACATATTTTAACAGCCAAAGAAATATTAATTAATCGTCAGGATACTCATTTAGATAGTTTAGCGGAAAAACTCAGAGAAAAACGAGTTAAAAACATTATTGAACCAATTTTAGCAGGGCAAACCTTACCCGATACCCTAGCAGATGATCGCCAATATTTAATAGATTTAGGATTATTACGACGTGATCCGATGGGGGGATTAGTTATTTCTAACCCCATATATCGTGAAGTTATTCCCCGCGTTTTAGTCCAAGGAACTCAGGACAGTTTACCTTTAATTAGTCCTAGTTGGTTGACAGCAAAAGGTGAATTAAATATAGATGCTTTATTAACAGCATTTCTCAGGTTTTGGCGACAACATGGAGAACCATTATTAAGTAGTGCTGCTTACCATGAAATTGCTCCGCATATAGTATTAATGGCTTTTTTACATCGTGTGGTTAATGGTGGGGGAGTTTTAGAAAGGGAATATGCAATTGGTAGCGATAGAATGGATTTATGTTTGCAGTATAAAGATGTAATTTTAGGGATTGAATTAAAAGTATGGCGGGATAAAAAACGCGATCCGCAAGCTGATGGAATTGAACAATTAGAATCTTATTTAGGACGTTTGGGTTTAGATTTTGGTTGGTTATTTATCTTTGATAGGAGGAAAAATGCTTTACCAATGGAAGAAAGATTATCCACTGAAGTTGTGGTGACAGAAAATCAATATAGAATTACTGTAATTAGGGCTTGA
- the minD gene encoding septum site-determining protein MinD codes for MARVIVVTSGKGGVGKTTVTANLGSALSQLGCRVALVDADFGLRNLDLLLGLEQRIVYTALDVVAGDCSLDKALVKDKRQENLVLLPAAQNRTKEAITADQMKDLVAQLSKSYDYVLIDCPAGIEMGFRNAIAAAQEAIIVTTPEMSAVRDADRVVGLLESEDIKSIRLIVNRLRPEMIQLNQMISVEDILDLLVIPLLGIIPDDQRIIISTNKGEPLVLEEKTSLPSMAFRNIAQRLQGRDVPFLDLMAGQEGFLTRLRRRLFGP; via the coding sequence ATGGCTCGTGTAATTGTGGTGACATCGGGAAAGGGAGGAGTCGGTAAAACGACGGTAACGGCGAACTTAGGTTCAGCTTTATCTCAATTGGGCTGTCGAGTCGCCCTTGTCGATGCCGATTTCGGACTAAGAAATCTCGATTTATTGTTAGGATTAGAACAGCGTATCGTTTATACTGCCCTCGATGTGGTGGCGGGAGATTGTAGCCTTGATAAAGCTTTAGTTAAGGATAAAAGACAGGAAAATCTGGTTCTATTACCGGCGGCACAAAACCGCACCAAAGAGGCAATTACTGCCGATCAAATGAAGGATTTAGTCGCCCAATTGTCAAAAAGTTACGACTATGTATTGATTGATTGCCCAGCGGGAATTGAAATGGGTTTTCGCAATGCGATCGCCGCCGCCCAGGAAGCGATCATAGTTACTACCCCAGAAATGTCGGCGGTGAGAGATGCCGATCGCGTGGTGGGATTACTAGAAAGCGAGGATATTAAGAGTATCCGTCTGATTGTCAACCGGCTGCGGCCAGAAATGATCCAACTTAACCAGATGATCAGCGTCGAGGACATTCTCGACTTATTGGTAATTCCCCTGTTGGGGATTATTCCCGACGATCAAAGAATTATTATTTCCACTAATAAAGGGGAACCATTAGTATTAGAGGAGAAGACCTCTCTCCCCTCCATGGCCTTTAGAAATATTGCCCAGCGTTTACAGGGTCGCGATGTGCCGTTTCTAGATTTAATGGCCGGTCAAGAAGGTTTTCTTACTCGTCTGCGTCGTCGCTTGTTTGGGCCTTAA